From the genome of Streptomyces sp. NBC_01116, one region includes:
- a CDS encoding OmpA family protein, with amino-acid sequence MKTTKRPRAPRHVGQAVAVAVLIAGTTLLGASPSYADDGPSVPPGTEATSEPPVPVDPNDPDLKMPEGGTLAPGRVLDIVQVVEDLGGEERREDSNADIKFALQAEVLFGKDSAKLSSAANARIAAIADEIEKQNATKVRVFGFTDNLGSSAHGDVLSKQRADAVHGVLSKELGATITYEIRGYGEQYPIASNSNEEGRKKNRRVEVSFPRGEGS; translated from the coding sequence ATGAAGACCACCAAGCGCCCCCGGGCACCCCGCCACGTGGGCCAGGCCGTCGCGGTCGCCGTGCTCATCGCCGGTACCACGCTGCTCGGAGCCTCACCCTCGTACGCCGACGACGGGCCGAGCGTCCCGCCCGGTACGGAGGCGACGTCGGAGCCGCCCGTTCCCGTCGACCCGAACGACCCGGACCTGAAGATGCCGGAGGGCGGCACCCTCGCCCCCGGCCGGGTCCTCGACATCGTCCAGGTGGTGGAGGACCTCGGCGGCGAGGAACGCCGCGAGGACAGCAACGCCGACATCAAGTTCGCGCTCCAGGCAGAGGTCCTCTTCGGCAAGGACAGCGCGAAGCTCAGCTCGGCCGCCAACGCCCGCATCGCCGCGATCGCCGACGAGATCGAGAAGCAGAACGCGACCAAGGTCCGCGTTTTCGGCTTCACCGACAACCTCGGCTCCTCGGCCCACGGCGACGTGCTGTCCAAGCAGCGTGCCGACGCCGTGCACGGGGTCCTGTCGAAGGAGCTCGGCGCGACGATCACGTACGAGATCCGGGGCTATGGCGAGCAGTACCCGATCGCCAGCAACAGCAACGAAGAGGGCCGCAAGAAGAACCGTCGCGTGGAGGTCTCCTTCCCGCGCGGAGAGGGGTCCTGA
- a CDS encoding sensor histidine kinase: MAFQLSGAQPGLAAELTRAHTGTPARPAFAIQVNALQAMCRQVFGFRLAMIAIATPYAIDRTAPGLPTWLIGSAILVTFMGSYLLFRDWERFGPVLLRHPWLLAVDVFFGGLLLITATPESTLAYVTVCTPLLAGLIQGWRGAAVFAALQVVIVFGVYASVPKLEPGGAPALLLPGFCVIAGAVGVTLRNLLLRFGTATQALAETRARLAVNEAVEGERTRLAREMHDSVAKTLHGLALAADGLAGSADRMDPPTVKLQAELVARAARRAAAESRELLTDLRREQGLEGGVDLLAELAAHAADFTDRHPVAATFRRLAEGTPVPPVPQAVARQLLTVASEALENAHRHAGPSYLIVLAGVQGDMLRISVYDDGRGLPAGTTLDTLRRAGHFGLVGMVERAASIGARIRIGRGNAKKGTEVRVELPLAALTSPGAGERTPSPSPPTAASPFAPQASPPLSSPLSPALAPENVTTPHP, from the coding sequence ATGGCATTCCAACTCAGCGGAGCCCAGCCCGGACTGGCGGCTGAACTGACCCGCGCCCACACCGGCACCCCGGCCCGCCCGGCGTTCGCCATCCAGGTCAACGCCCTCCAGGCGATGTGCCGCCAAGTCTTCGGCTTCCGCCTGGCGATGATCGCGATAGCGACCCCGTACGCCATCGACCGCACCGCTCCCGGCCTGCCCACGTGGCTCATCGGCTCGGCGATCCTGGTCACCTTCATGGGCTCGTACCTGCTGTTCCGGGACTGGGAGCGCTTCGGCCCGGTGCTCCTGCGCCACCCCTGGCTCCTGGCCGTCGACGTGTTCTTCGGAGGGCTGCTGCTGATCACGGCGACCCCCGAGTCCACCCTCGCGTACGTCACCGTCTGTACCCCGCTGCTGGCGGGCCTGATCCAGGGCTGGCGCGGCGCCGCGGTCTTCGCGGCGCTCCAGGTGGTCATCGTCTTCGGCGTGTACGCGAGCGTCCCGAAGCTCGAACCGGGCGGGGCGCCGGCCCTGCTCCTGCCCGGATTCTGCGTGATCGCCGGAGCGGTCGGGGTCACCCTGCGCAACCTCCTCCTGCGCTTCGGGACGGCCACCCAGGCGCTCGCCGAGACCCGGGCGCGGCTGGCGGTGAACGAGGCGGTGGAGGGCGAGCGCACCCGCCTGGCACGGGAGATGCACGACTCGGTCGCCAAGACCCTGCACGGCCTGGCGCTGGCCGCCGACGGACTGGCGGGCTCCGCCGACCGCATGGACCCGCCCACCGTGAAACTCCAGGCGGAGCTGGTCGCCCGCGCCGCCCGCCGGGCCGCCGCCGAATCCCGGGAACTGCTCACCGACCTGCGGCGGGAACAGGGCCTGGAGGGCGGCGTCGACCTGCTCGCGGAACTCGCCGCCCACGCCGCGGACTTCACCGACCGCCACCCGGTCGCGGCCACCTTCCGCCGTCTCGCCGAGGGGACACCGGTACCGCCCGTGCCGCAGGCGGTCGCCCGGCAGCTCCTCACCGTCGCCTCCGAGGCCCTGGAGAACGCCCACCGCCACGCCGGTCCCTCGTACCTGATCGTCCTCGCGGGCGTGCAGGGCGACATGCTCCGCATCAGCGTGTACGACGACGGGCGCGGCCTGCCCGCCGGAACAACGCTCGACACCCTCCGCCGGGCCGGCCACTTCGGACTCGTCGGCATGGTCGAGCGGGCCGCCTCCATCGGGGCCCGCATCCGGATCGGCCGGGGAAACGCGAAGAAGGGCACGGAGGTGCGTGTGGAGCTGCCCCTGGCGGCGCTGACGAGCCCGGGAGCAGGGGAGCGCACCCCGTCGCCCTCCCCGCCCACCGCCGCGTCACCGTTCGCGCCGCAGGCCTCACCGCCGCTCTCATCACCGCTCTCGCCGGCGCTCGCACCCGAGAACGTCACGACCCCCCACCCATGA
- a CDS encoding pilus assembly protein TadG-related protein — protein sequence MRTRPRGDAGQAFPIYIMMVAGLLFLALAFFAVGKASALRNDSQGAADAAVLAAAQKARADFGPGFLGSLPGNVLDAFLIAPFAPPCAEAQRLAEANDARSELCYPTSGYLRDTITVEVEGHEAVDSPVIPGSQSKKAKAKATALIEFRCPNPTVVDANSDGSPEAFIFTCLSGDVITIATSEIGRPGLWESVSRTLFDVRLVDQ from the coding sequence ATGCGTACACGTCCACGCGGCGACGCAGGGCAGGCCTTCCCCATCTACATCATGATGGTGGCGGGCCTGCTCTTCCTTGCGTTGGCCTTCTTCGCTGTCGGCAAGGCCTCTGCCTTGCGCAATGATTCCCAGGGCGCGGCGGACGCCGCTGTGCTGGCCGCCGCGCAGAAGGCACGCGCCGACTTCGGGCCCGGATTCCTCGGCTCGCTGCCCGGCAACGTGCTGGACGCCTTCCTCATCGCGCCCTTCGCCCCGCCCTGCGCCGAGGCGCAGAGGCTTGCCGAGGCCAACGACGCGAGGAGTGAGCTCTGCTATCCGACCTCCGGATACCTGCGCGACACGATCACGGTCGAGGTCGAGGGGCACGAAGCGGTGGACTCGCCGGTGATCCCAGGTTCACAGAGCAAGAAGGCCAAGGCCAAGGCCACCGCACTCATCGAGTTCCGCTGCCCCAATCCGACGGTCGTCGACGCCAACAGTGACGGCTCCCCGGAGGCGTTCATCTTCACGTGCCTGAGCGGCGATGTCATCACGATCGCGACGTCCGAGATCGGGCGGCCCGGTCTGTGGGAGAGCGTGAGCAGAACTCTCTTTGACGTGCGGCTGGTTGACCAGTGA
- a CDS encoding helix-turn-helix domain-containing protein — MTEDAMGAVPPGVGAIVVGSFPLAHGEWFIPHSHPQHHQLVWARRGVLGVAVDDSSWVLPPTRALWVPAGVVHRTGATREAVLCSLYFEPDRCDLDWADPTPVGVDGLLARLIVHLSRTDLDDGPRLRAEAVVPDLLHPLPATPIDVPHPTDDRVRAVADALLADPADSRSLEAHARAIGVSRRTLTRLFVHDTGMHFDRWRTQVRLRAALPLLAEGQPVSRVAHTVGYATPSAFLAAFRRTVGTSPGRYLKGDASFEASVTGAAADRRADA, encoded by the coding sequence ATGACCGAGGACGCGATGGGAGCCGTCCCGCCCGGGGTGGGCGCGATCGTCGTCGGGAGCTTCCCGTTGGCGCACGGGGAGTGGTTCATTCCGCACAGCCACCCGCAGCACCACCAGTTGGTCTGGGCGCGGCGCGGTGTGCTCGGCGTCGCCGTCGACGACTCCTCCTGGGTCCTGCCACCCACACGGGCGCTGTGGGTGCCCGCGGGGGTGGTCCACCGGACCGGTGCGACCCGCGAGGCGGTGCTGTGCAGCCTCTACTTCGAACCGGACCGATGCGACCTGGACTGGGCGGACCCCACGCCGGTCGGCGTCGACGGACTGCTGGCCCGCCTCATCGTCCACCTCAGCCGCACCGACCTCGACGACGGCCCGCGGTTACGGGCCGAGGCGGTCGTCCCGGATCTGCTGCACCCCTTGCCGGCCACCCCCATCGACGTCCCGCACCCCACCGACGACCGCGTACGCGCCGTGGCCGACGCACTGCTCGCCGACCCGGCGGACTCACGGAGTCTTGAGGCGCACGCACGGGCCATCGGGGTGAGCCGACGCACCCTGACCCGGCTGTTCGTCCACGACACCGGCATGCACTTCGACCGCTGGCGCACCCAGGTGCGGTTGCGTGCCGCGCTTCCTCTGCTCGCCGAGGGCCAGCCCGTATCGCGGGTCGCGCACACCGTGGGATACGCGACACCGAGCGCCTTCCTCGCGGCGTTCCGGCGAACCGTCGGCACGTCGCCGGGACGCTACCTCAAGGGCGACGCCTCGTTCGAGGCATCGGTGACTGGCGCCGCCGCCGACCGACGGGCTGACGCCTGA
- a CDS encoding DUF4157 domain-containing protein gives MRSQDGAEKTGAEHRPAPARPPAAAGPPLAGLHTMQTTVGNAAVVQMLRDACHQQTEQGTVQRSAVPDVLRAAGRPMDDATRSDMEARLGADFSDVRIHNDSAAKASAAEVGARAYTSGNHVVIGDGGGDKHTLAHELTHVIQQRRGPVAGTDNGAGLSVSDPSDRFEREAEANATRALGRPAPSTAAHAPGSGATPRPASGAQAAAAPVQRTVTAGGQQYNDVAGLLQAAEAAGFNTINFAEGTWLRPLLTSMVESGINYTFSQGTAADALLWVAMQSVVEDLYRHLSRHIDTPEQEGEAPAQEAGAPAVGGQNSYSFTDKLRILRSEQARFAAVGITSTGSEQAEQRRDFTILGRTYSVGRQGTNHYYVFPPDGGMHTYAGGEDGLRKNTANAVTQALLYSSNTEAAPTGAQPSVRDLDEFVFAFLAEPTRWNPEHIFNVLALEREPKPTLPGGSPRITGGAATVPLPMAAGGTFNPDTGPGNLGVLADRVPDRAITLTRRLGLSGGLTKLLGRPNITREDLTRFMGQGLGILE, from the coding sequence ATGCGTAGCCAGGACGGTGCCGAGAAGACCGGCGCCGAGCACAGGCCGGCCCCGGCCCGCCCGCCTGCAGCCGCGGGACCGCCCCTCGCCGGGCTCCACACCATGCAGACCACGGTCGGGAACGCGGCCGTCGTCCAGATGCTGCGGGACGCCTGCCACCAGCAGACCGAACAGGGCACCGTGCAGCGCTCCGCCGTCCCGGATGTCCTGCGCGCCGCCGGTCGGCCGATGGACGACGCCACCCGCTCCGACATGGAAGCCCGGCTCGGTGCGGACTTCTCCGATGTCCGCATCCACAACGACAGCGCCGCCAAGGCCTCGGCCGCCGAGGTGGGTGCCCGTGCCTACACCTCGGGCAACCACGTCGTCATCGGTGACGGCGGAGGTGACAAGCACACCCTCGCCCACGAACTCACCCACGTCATCCAGCAGCGCCGGGGCCCCGTCGCCGGGACCGACAACGGGGCGGGTCTGAGCGTCTCCGACCCGTCCGACCGCTTCGAACGGGAAGCCGAAGCCAACGCCACCCGCGCGCTCGGTCGCCCGGCGCCGTCGACCGCGGCACACGCTCCGGGCAGCGGGGCTACCCCGCGCCCCGCATCCGGGGCGCAGGCCGCGGCTGCTCCGGTGCAGCGTACGGTGACGGCCGGGGGCCAGCAGTACAACGACGTCGCCGGCCTTCTCCAGGCAGCCGAGGCAGCCGGGTTCAACACCATCAACTTCGCTGAGGGAACCTGGCTCCGCCCCCTGCTGACGTCCATGGTCGAATCGGGCATCAACTACACGTTCTCCCAGGGGACGGCCGCCGACGCGCTGCTCTGGGTGGCGATGCAGTCGGTGGTCGAAGACCTGTACCGCCATCTGAGCCGTCACATCGACACGCCGGAACAGGAAGGGGAGGCGCCGGCACAGGAAGCGGGAGCACCCGCCGTCGGCGGACAGAACAGCTACAGCTTCACGGACAAGCTGAGAATCCTGCGCAGCGAGCAGGCCCGGTTCGCCGCCGTGGGCATCACATCCACCGGCTCCGAGCAGGCCGAGCAGCGCCGGGACTTCACCATCCTCGGCCGGACCTACAGCGTGGGGCGCCAGGGAACGAACCACTACTACGTCTTCCCGCCGGACGGCGGCATGCACACCTACGCGGGCGGCGAGGACGGGCTGCGGAAGAACACCGCCAACGCCGTCACCCAGGCCCTTCTCTACAGCTCCAACACGGAAGCGGCGCCGACCGGAGCACAGCCCAGTGTCCGGGACCTCGACGAGTTCGTGTTCGCCTTCCTGGCCGAGCCCACCAGGTGGAATCCCGAACACATCTTCAACGTTCTGGCCCTGGAGCGGGAACCGAAGCCGACCCTCCCGGGCGGCAGTCCCAGGATCACCGGGGGCGCGGCCACCGTCCCCCTGCCGATGGCCGCGGGAGGAACGTTCAACCCCGACACCGGCCCCGGCAACCTCGGCGTGCTGGCGGACCGGGTCCCCGACCGGGCGATCACCCTCACGCGGAGGCTCGGGCTGAGCGGGGGACTGACGAAGCTTCTGGGAAGGCCCAACATCACCCGCGAGGATCTCACCAGATTCATGGGCCAGGGCCTGGGCATCCTTGAGTGA
- a CDS encoding response regulator: MPDDVSPAPNRNGAPAHHHAPQHTSSHIPLAQAPGPAGRPGHQHTAIQHPAAPTSAPALGGPTASPFPPAPAAPESARLRVVVADDNPVVRAGLGVLLSGRADIQVVAEAADGREAYEKTIQHRPDVVLLDVRMPGVDGISALPHLVGIAPVLMLTYSRESEIVHEALRLGAGGYLVHGEFTADQLVRAVRDTKDGRANFTATAADALLAHMRRGSAPPRGPLPEGLGSALTAAPVPVHAPPRPHETSESLSQLQPSVGQSSLSGVSDSGPNRQQYKLSSREVEVMDLIASGMSNQQIAATCFISEKTVKNHINRIFTKLHSASRSEAIAHWLGTAPRNPGRQP, translated from the coding sequence ATGCCGGACGATGTCTCCCCCGCGCCGAACCGCAACGGGGCGCCGGCTCACCACCACGCCCCCCAGCACACGTCGTCGCACATCCCGCTCGCCCAGGCCCCCGGTCCCGCCGGCCGGCCCGGACACCAGCACACTGCGATCCAGCACCCGGCCGCGCCGACTTCGGCCCCCGCGTTGGGAGGGCCCACCGCGTCCCCCTTCCCACCGGCCCCCGCGGCTCCCGAATCCGCCCGGCTCCGGGTGGTGGTCGCGGACGACAACCCGGTGGTCCGGGCGGGCCTGGGCGTCCTGCTCTCGGGCCGGGCCGACATCCAGGTCGTGGCGGAGGCGGCGGACGGCCGCGAGGCCTACGAGAAGACGATCCAGCACCGCCCCGACGTGGTCCTGCTCGACGTCCGGATGCCCGGCGTGGACGGCATCTCGGCCCTGCCCCACCTGGTCGGCATCGCGCCCGTGCTGATGCTGACGTACAGCCGCGAGAGCGAGATCGTCCACGAGGCGCTGCGCCTGGGCGCGGGCGGCTACCTGGTGCACGGCGAGTTCACGGCGGACCAACTGGTCCGGGCGGTACGCGACACGAAGGACGGCCGCGCGAACTTCACGGCCACAGCGGCCGACGCCCTGCTGGCCCACATGCGCCGGGGGTCGGCTCCGCCCCGCGGCCCGCTGCCCGAAGGGCTCGGATCGGCGCTGACGGCAGCGCCCGTACCCGTGCACGCTCCGCCACGCCCCCACGAAACTTCGGAAAGTCTTTCGCAACTGCAACCTTCTGTGGGACAGTCATCTCTGTCCGGGGTGTCGGATTCTGGCCCCAACAGGCAGCAGTACAAGCTGAGTTCGCGGGAGGTGGAGGTCATGGACCTGATTGCGTCCGGAATGAGTAATCAGCAGATCGCCGCCACCTGCTTCATCAGTGAGAAGACGGTCAAGAACCACATCAACCGCATCTTCACGAAGCTTCACAGCGCCAGCCGCAGCGAGGCGATCGCCCACTGGCTCGGCACCGCGCCCCGGAACCCCGGGCGGCAGCCATGA